GATTAATTTTAGGTTTATTTTAGTGTTTTATTGTTTTTGTTTTAACTTTAACCAATTGATTTTAATCAATAAAAATAATTGGAAAATTTTTCCAATTAAATCTTTATCAATTGTTTTTTTTTGATACAATGGCGAATAGAAGTTAATGGCTATACTCAGTACTAAAAAGGTTTTTAGGAAGTGGTGCTGAATATAATTCTCTCAATTTAATAAGCTAATCTATTTATCAGTAATATGCGCAATTTGTAAAAGTGGATGTGTATTTTGATAATCGATAATATTTTTCGAAATTAACAATATTATTAACTGATTACTTAACCGTTCTATAGGTAGCCATATATGAAAATTATTATAGCCCCTGATTCTTTCAAGGAAAGTATGAGTGCAGAATGTGCCGCAAATGCCATAACTAAAGGATTTAAAAGCGTATTTCCTGATGCTCAGTATCTTTGTTTGCCGATTGCTGATGGTGGTGAAGGAACCGTTGATGCATTGATTGCGGCCGCAGGTGGTGAGAGAGTATTACTTGAGGTTAAAGGCCCATTAGGGAATATGGTAAGTGCTTACTATGGTGTATTACACAATGGAAAAACCGCTGTTATCGAAATGGCTCAGGCCAGTGGGTTAATGTTAGTTAGCCCAGAGCAGCGTAATCCAATGATTACGACGAGTTACGGAACAGGTCAGCTAATTCAAGATGCGCTTGAAAAAGGGGCGAAAAAAATCATTTTAGGGATTGGCGGTAGCGCAACCGTTGATGGTGGTGTCGGTATGCTTCAAGCCCTAGGTGTTATTTTTTATGATAGCCAACAAAACAAACTTGGTTTAGGAGGTGAAGTCTTAAATCATATTGCAACGATTGACACATCAAGAATGTCTCCTCAGTTGCAACATTGTACGATCGAAGTGGCTTGTGATGTTGATAATCCACTGGTTGGAGAACGTGGAGCCGCAATGATATTTGGGCCACAAAAAGGGGCAACCGCTTCAATGGTATTGGAATTGGAAAAAGGCTTAAATCGTTTTGCTGAAGTTATCCAACAAAGTAAAGGGCATGATTTTAGGCATTTACCTGGCGGAGGTGCTGCTGGTGGGATATCTGTTGCTGCCGCTGCATTTATGAATGCTCAGCTTAAACCAGGCATTGATATCGTTATTGATGCAGTAAAGTTAGAGCAAGAAATCCTTGATACCGACTTGGTTATTGTAGGGGAAGGTAGCATGGATGGGCAAACGGCAGGGGGGAAAGCGCCTTTAGGAATAGCCAAGGTTGCGGCCAAACACAATGTCCCTGTTATTGCATTAAGTGGTGTATTAGGTAAAGGCGTTGAAGTACTACACCAAGAAGGTATCGATGCTTTTTTCAGTATTTTACCAAGGTTAAGCCCGCTAGATGAGGCACTAAAGCAGGGAGCAGAAAACCTGCAACAGGCGGCGTATAATATTGCAAAAGTTTTACAGTTAGGTAAGTTATTGTAGCCATTTCTAACATGGTGATAATACATGTTGAATAATATCAATAATGCTTACCACAAAATAGATATAATCAATTTTAGTGTTTATTACGGGTATGATGTTAGGATGTCTTTTTGAGATGATTGAATTAATCGTATATTTATGAGGATAAAAATAGTTATTCAACATGTAGAAAACGCAATAATAAAGTACTAGGGTGGTATAGCATCAATGGATAATTTAAGACTAAACTAGAAATAATCTCACATTTGCAGAGTTTTTTATACCTAATATTAATATAAAACTTGCCGCTCCTGTCTATTACACCTTTGGCTAGTTATACTCAATAATTAACTAAAGGTGTGACCATATTCTGTTTCAGTAGCTTGATTTCAGCAGAAAAATAAAATAAATACTTTCCGACAGAGCCGAATTTTAAGGGCTCACTGCCATTGCTCTCTAGCAAGTGCCTAATGACTTTGATCTTAGTATCTATGGGCTACCTCCCCCAGCTCTACCTTAGCAATGTCTAAAATAGTCACTATAGCTGTTACATCAATAATAATTGGTTGTAAATCCAGCAATTCACTATGCAATAAAGTAGTGTATGTAGGAATGCGAAAAAATAAGCCTTTTTAAGGGTATTATTACGATAAAAACCATGAGTTTTTTAAATAGGCTCTGGCGGGAGTTGAACCCGAGTCCGTAATTTTTTAATTGATTGATTATGAAAGGGTATTTTAAATAGACATCAATCATGTGCACTAGATGTGCACATGGAGGTCGTGGTGTGGGTATATAGTAACATTTGTATTTAAATATCGATGAATTCAAATTCATCGTATTCATTAATAACACCAATATTGAATATTACTTCTGAGGCGTTATTGGTAGTTTGCTCTAGATGTGCTTTTATAAATTTCAACATGTTCATAAAGTCAGGAGTGAATACTTCATCACCGTTACTTTTAAATACAGCGATAACCTTGGCTTGCTCGACGTTTGCTTGAGTTATATATCTTTGAGTCTGCGCAATAGCTGAACGTAATCTATTGATTATTAAGCCAGCTGATGCTCTCAAATTAAAATACTTGGTTTCAATTGCCATAGTTACATTCATTTTTCTTACTATTAAATCCACCTCAGGTTTAAACGGCGACTTATGAGTATTTTGCGCTATAATCTCGTATCCATTTTTTTCATAATATTCGGAAATGGCTTTTTCTGCTAAGAAAGATAAATAACCAGGGTTCTTCGAGTGGTAGTCATTTAGTATCTGAGTTTTATCTTCTTCATTTAGGTCTATTTCACCTAATTTATTCATAGCAACAGTTAACGTTTCTTTTATTTGAGAGGTTAATCCTTTGATTTTCTCAAAGTCTTCACGAGTTAAAAATCTGTTATGTGCCACTTTATTTCTTAATTTATAAAGTAACGCCCATTTTTTTTCAAGGTGCTGAGAACCTTCGCCAAGGATATCGGAAAAATATTTTTCCCAATTTGATTTTGGGAGATATTTACGAATTTTATCGTGGTCGTTACTATCAAACTCATTTTTTTGAAGAACTTTGTCAAGCTCATCTAAGCTTATATCCCGTTTCTTTTTAAAGAGAACCTCTGATAGATTTATAAAATCAAGTTTATATAAATCATTAATATGTATATCATCTTCTTCAAATCGTTCAATTTTTTTAGCTAAATCTGGATGAATTGTTTCTTTAGACCACTCCATACCAACATTAATTAGCATAAATTTACTAATTAATTTTCTCATTACATTTTCAACTTCATTGATTAATGGGTAGGATTTATAGGCATAATGCCTACCAATATCATCCCATAAAATATTAATTACTGTTGAGCCGGGGTTTATGCGATTACTCAGTTCTTTT
The window above is part of the Providencia sp. R33 genome. Proteins encoded here:
- a CDS encoding glycerate kinase, coding for MKIIIAPDSFKESMSAECAANAITKGFKSVFPDAQYLCLPIADGGEGTVDALIAAAGGERVLLEVKGPLGNMVSAYYGVLHNGKTAVIEMAQASGLMLVSPEQRNPMITTSYGTGQLIQDALEKGAKKIILGIGGSATVDGGVGMLQALGVIFYDSQQNKLGLGGEVLNHIATIDTSRMSPQLQHCTIEVACDVDNPLVGERGAAMIFGPQKGATASMVLELEKGLNRFAEVIQQSKGHDFRHLPGGGAAGGISVAAAAFMNAQLKPGIDIVIDAVKLEQEILDTDLVIVGEGSMDGQTAGGKAPLGIAKVAAKHNVPVIALSGVLGKGVEVLHQEGIDAFFSILPRLSPLDEALKQGAENLQQAAYNIAKVLQLGKLL
- a CDS encoding YraN family protein, which encodes MKIEFLVLSTNDDSFCNSKNAFIDFLKVDSLINISGKKLTYRKTAKSKPLITVKFDVETKNIPSNKERYFIVALENTDDNLVDEFSEVSNKIKELSNRINPGSTVINILWDDIGRHYAYKSYPLINEVENVMRKLISKFMLINVGMEWSKETIHPDLAKKIERFEEDDIHINDLYKLDFINLSEVLFKKKRDISLDELDKVLQKNEFDSNDHDKIRKYLPKSNWEKYFSDILGEGSQHLEKKWALLYKLRNKVAHNRFLTREDFEKIKGLTSQIKETLTVAMNKLGEIDLNEEDKTQILNDYHSKNPGYLSFLAEKAISEYYEKNGYEIIAQNTHKSPFKPEVDLIVRKMNVTMAIETKYFNLRASAGLIINRLRSAIAQTQRYITQANVEQAKVIAVFKSNGDEVFTPDFMNMLKFIKAHLEQTTNNASEVIFNIGVINEYDEFEFIDI